cataGGATAAATACAAGGAACacttccaaaacaaaagaaacaagttTTCTATAAGAAACTTGCCAGCTATTTAATAAGTCATTAATCAGtcgatcaatagttatttagtaTGAGAAGAACTTGGTCATAAATAGTGAGACAGAGTGATAAAAAGGAAGTGAATCCTTCATTCAGGGAGCTTCTATTCCAACAGAGAAGACAAAAATACATGCACTGTATCTaccaagaaaatatttaaaatccatATCAATTGGTTGTGGAAAGGTGTAAACTGGGAGCTGGAAAGAATGAGGAAGTATGGATACCGGCAGCTCTTCAATTTGAGTTGTTCCCCAACACAACACAGAAGTAATCTGAATGTTTGATACTGAAGGGCTCCACTGTCTAAGCTTACTGTCCTTAGTGATTAAGTTAAGAAGAAGGTGACATCACTTACATAAAAGGAATAACGAGAACCTGAATCCAAGCCAACAGTGATCAAGGGCTTTAACAGAGCTGATCTGGCCAGTGTATCAAAGAACTTACCAGTGACTGTGTCATCCAGTAAAGAGAGAATGGGATTTTGCATCCTATGGAAGCAGAAGGACTTGCTGCAGCTCTCCTGACTATTTCCTGCTGCGGGaatgaagagaaatattttaatctaAACTTTTAGTCCTTGTTTGTCTCCTGCAGATGCTGAGCAGTGTCAGAAGTGCCCAGAGGATGAATATCCCAATGAGCAGAGAGATCACTGCCTCCCCAAGACTGTGACCTTCCTGGATGTGAATGACCCTTGGGGGAAGGCAGTGACAGCTGTAGCTCTTTCACTCTCATTGCTCACGGCCCTGGTTCTGTGGGTCTTTGTGAAATTCCAAGACACTCCCATAGTGCAAGCCAATAACAGGAACCTCAGTTACCTGCTCCTCACCTCCCTTTCCTTCTGCTTCCTCTGCTCCTTGCTCTTTGTGGGCCGTCCCACCACTGCTTCCTGCCTTTTCCGACAAACAGTATTTGCTGTTGTGTTCACAGTGGCCGTTTCCTCCATTTTGGCCAAAACCATCATAGTGGTTCTGGCTTTCAGGGTTACAGGGCCAGGGAGCAGGATGCGGATATTCCTTCATCCTAGAGTGCCCTACTGTGTTGTTCTCATCTGCTCTGGAATTCAAGGGCTTTTCTGTGCCATTTGGTTGGGAACCTCTCCCCCCTTTCCAGAAGCAGACACACACTCTGAATCCAGGCACATCATCCTCACATGCAATGAGGGTTCCGCCTTTGCATTTTACTGTGTTCTGGGCTACATGGGCTTTCTGGCCCTGGGAAGTTTCACCATAGCCTTCCTGGCCAGAAACCTGCCTGATGCCTTCAATGaagccaagttcatcactttCAGCATGCTGGTGTTTTGCAGTGTCTGGATCTCTTTCCTCCCCACATATCAGAGCTCCAAAGGGAAAGCTGTGATGATTGTGGAGATCTTCTCCATCTTGGCCTCCAGCGCTGTGTTACTGGGCTGCATTTTTATTCCCAAATGTCTTGTGATTCTCCTGACATCATGGGAAAATAACACAAAACAGAATAAGAATCAAGGGAATTCCAGGAGCAAGAattcttcttttattaaaatttgatatctttattttcccctattccatgtaaaacaatattttttctttgtttttaaaactttgacttccacgttctctcccttctttcccaatCCCAGAACCATTGAGAAGCCACAGTTTagttatacaaatatttatataaacatctTGGTGAGAAATATACATGCACCATTCCTTGGGTtaataaaaagaactcttaaaataatattttacaaactgTGTAACATCAACATTTTCATCATAAAGCCCTTCAGAGTAGTTTTGGCTCATTGTGCTGCTGAAAAAGCAAAGTTGTTTGCAGGTGACCAGTTcactctatttcttgactttgtttaccttatatttcacTTTTCCTATGTTCATGTATATCCTTCCAGATTTTTCCGGTCATCATAGTTACAGAATCATcaaagtattccatcacaattacataCCACAGTTTCCTCAGTGATTGTTCATTTGATGagaattccctcaatttcctattGTTTCCCCAAGAACAGAGGCgacatcaatatttttgtacatatatttccttttcctttttttcttaatcccTTTTGGATTTCAAGCCATGTAGTGTTAGTTTTAGGTGAATGAATTTAAGCATAATATTCATtcactctccctcccctccttccttcccttaaaCTAAATgctttgtttcctctttaataaaagataatttatgccattctacttctccctttccctttctcccaatatatTCCACCAACCCTTTAATTTAATGCTATTTCTTTCATAAAGTattctttcatattcatattcagttCACACCTATTCACTCGTTTTTATATACTTCTTctaataatgggaaatttctcATGAATTACAAGGATCATCCTCTCATGTAAGAATGTAAAGAGGTAAATCAggttaagtcccttatgatttccatTTCCTGATTAACAACTTGTGATTCTTCtaaattctgtatttgaaaatcaaaatttttgtttggctctggtcttttcatcacaaatacttGGAATTCTTCTACTTCACTGAGTTCCTACTTTTTTCCTGAAGGTTTATCATCAGTTTTACTGGGCAGGTGATTCCCGGTTACAATCTTAGCTCCTTTGCTCTATAGAAATTCACATTCCAAATACTCTGATCCTTTAAAGAAGAAGCAACAATATCTTTTGTATCCGAACTGTCTTCTCACCATACTTGAActctttctttctagatatttgcaatattttcccttttacctAAAAGTTTTGGAAGTTGACAACCCTATTTCTGGACATTTCCTTCTTGAAATCTTCAGATGGTAATCAGTGCAttcattccatttctcttttatgtgATTATCAATTATTATAAACtaggctcttctcagcaatatattgATCCAAAACAATGGCAATAGATTTGTGAttgaaaatgctatctgtatccagagagaaaactatagttTTCCctgtttgttctgattttctttcataatttgacTAATAGGAAAATATggttaaaatgattgtacacgtataacctatattagattgtttgctatcttgagAAGGGGAGACATTTGGAACTccaaatcttaaaaaatgaatattaaaaattattttcacatgtaattggaaaaagaaaatactatagattagaataaaatgaaaatgttattctgagaaaaagaaaggatatttctgagattttttttcacttctttattcCATGATGCCCTAATGCCATCTGAGCATCATATATTTCGTTGTTGGTTTTTTCTGTGGAATTCAAAATGGCCTACCTGGAACTTCTATCTGCTGGTTGTaggttcatttttcaaaattacacAGAATAGGTATACTTTCACTTATGTAGTCAACatgatataataatgaaaaaatggaattgaaGTCAAAAGATTTTAGTTCATATCTTCACTTTGACACATCATTATTAGTCATTAATCTTGGACATGTGATTAAATTGCAGTTCTTACCTCATGAGGTTATAATAAGGATCAATgtgaaatttttttataaaatgaaaaatattacataaacatACAAtggtaatattattattttgtgtacCCTTTTAAATTGTACAAGTTTTTGGGGGGGAattgttttatcttatttttgcAGTGGAGATTATGGAAAACAGAGCTATATATACAAGAAGGTATATTTGTAagaaatttgtaatttgtaaGAAATTGGGAGATTACACGTCAAACCAAGGAGTCAACTCAAAAGCTGGACACTTCTAAGAAAGAATCTTCTGTGGAAATACATACAGAGGACAGTTCCTCTGCCTCTAAGTTGGGACAATCCTAGAAATATGATTTTATCTTAGAGAGGCAAGAGAGCAATGGGGATAAGTATCTTAGACAACAGAAATTCCACCATATGAAAGCTCCCAACAAAGTAAAAGACTTTGAATGCAACAAATATAGCAGAAGCTTTCATCTAGGACCAATCCTTTTTCCTCCACATAGAGTATCTGTAGGAAAGAGTCTCCATAAATTTGATACACAGAAAAAGAGCTTACAGCTAGATTCAGAACTATGTAAAAGTAATACAATCTGCTCAAATAAGATCTTTTCTAAttataatgaatatggaaaatcTTTCAGGAATAAGTCAGTTCTTAGTGAAGATCAAAGAATACATATTGAAGGAaaggtttatgaatgtaatgaatgtgggaaagccttcaacCATAGCTCATCTCTTACTTCCCATCAGAGGATTCATACTGGGGTGAAATCTTACGAGTATAacgaatgtggaaaggctttccaCTGGAGCTCAGGACTTATTGAACATCAGAAAATCCATACAAGACTGAAGCCTTATAAATgtgatgaatgtgggaaggccttcaaTTGCAACTCATCCCTTACTTgccatcagagaattcatactggtgagaaaccttatgaatgtaatagatATGGGAAGGCCTTCTGAAGTCACTCACAACTTACACAGCATCAGATAATTCATAGTGAaaagaaaccttatgaatgtaatgaattcGAGAAGGTCTTTCGCTTGAAGTCACAATTCTCTAGACATCAGTGATTTCATACTTTACAGAAATATAATGAATGGGGGAAACATTCCATTAGAGTCCACAATTTACTGATAAGTACACAAGACATGGAACCAAGGAAATTTCACCACCAGATAATTTATACAGGAGTAGATAAATTctacaaatgaaattaatatacAAAACCTTAAATTATAAGtcatccctcttttcttcctgtcTTCATAACATGCTTTAATCAATTATATGTCTGCCTGTTTGGAACTCTGTGGTGATCAAATATGAACCTTTGGTTCAATTAATTCTTATCATTCAGAGCTTCTGAAATATCCTTTCTATTCTGTTAGTTTctcctattcttttttcttcatatattttagccctttttttctttagtatcaATCCACTCCCAGTGCCAACTCATTGTGATAATCTTGAATATTTCTGTTTGAGGTGGTAGTCTTTCACGATCTTTCCAGGACCATGCCTTTGTTAAAAAGTGTGTAAAATAGCCCATCTTGCATTGTGTCACCTGAAAATTTGATAAGAAATGATCTAATGTTATCTGAGTCACAGGCATTGCTGAAGTCCTTCAGTTGATTATTTTGTTAGTTCCATAGGGATCACGCCTAGCGAGCTGCCTCTGTTCTAGATGTGTCCTCTCTTCTTTGACTGCCCTTCCCCTCATTCTAAAACCCTCTATATTTTCCATGCTGAAAACTTCTAAGTCCCTGTGGCTCCCCTGGTCACTCCAAAACCTTTCCCTGCTCATGATTAAGATAAGACCCCCGGTCTGCAGCAATCATGTGGAAGATGGAACCTATGTATTTCCATGCCTGATGAGGAATGACAAAAACTTTGTGTAACTGGAGTAGGACAGAGAAAGGCTTGTGAGATTTTTTAAGCTGCTTTTTTGCTGTGGCCTTAAGATAATTATACCCAGAGTCAAGCAACAGCCTGGTTGCATGCTTGACCTGGTGACTGTGACCCTGATGTATTCTTTGTCCTTCAGCCTGCTTGCCCGTTTCCTCgtccgtaaaatgagctggagaagggaatggcaaagcCTTTTCAGTgcctgccaagaaagccccaaatagggCTGGCCCCCGCGCTCCGGACTACATTTCCCAGGAGCACTTGGGGAGGGAACAGGGTGATGACAGCAACGTCACTTCTGCTCCTTTTCTCCTTCGTTTTTCAGCGATTTAGAACTCCAGGAACGGATTCCAGCCCTCTGGAGGTGAGACGGCGCCGGGCGGGCTGTACAAGCCTTGGGTTCCTGCCCTAGGGTCCTGCCAGGGCTCCCTGGAGGTTGGAGCTGAGCTCAGGACCTGGGGAAGAGACAGCTCTAAGCATCTAGGACCCGCCccgagagaggggaagaagaaagtttCGCCCATGCGCATGCTCATCATCACCTCTTGCGGAAGGACTAGCCAATCAGAGGTTCTGCCCCGCCCCCTGTCCTCTGTGCCATGGATCCTGGATGCTGTGGTCCTAACTCCGCTCCTCCCAGCCTCAGCGTCCTTTGGAATGGCCAGCAGATGGCGCTGTCCCTGTATAGCCCTTGGGAATCCCCGCCCCCACCAGATCCTGGTGTGTCCATTGGGCCTTTGGCTCCGCTGGTGCAGGGCACTGCCTTGCCCTCTTCCTCTCGCagctcccctctcctccccagaAGTGGACCCTGTCGGGCCCCCGGGGCGGAAGAGCGGAGAGGAAGCGATGGCTCCTCACTGAGTGGGACCCTCCTTAGTGAGTGATTGCAGAGCGGAAGATGGGTCTGGAGTCTGGGAGAGCtgacttctgcctcagtttcctcctctgtacaaTAGGGACAGGCTGCTGCGCCTGCCCCTGAAGGCGCCTTTCCCTAAGAGGGCAGCGCCCTTCCTCCACAGTGTCCCCACTCTTGGGCCCGAATTCCCCTGCTCCCCCCCAGTTTCCTTGGTTCTTGATTGATTTTGGAGTTCAAGGTTTCCTGCTCCTTTCCTCCAGTGATTCTGTGTCCGAGAGCCAGGAGCAGACAGGCAGACGCGAACGAGGCAGGGCCTTAGATGGTTCCCTATCCCGGGTAAGGGATTGGGCATCCaagtcaggatttgaagccaggccTAGGGACCTCTTGGTTGACCAGTGATGAGCTGGCACCAGGCACCTTTGCCACTGGGCTGCCTGTGTAGACAGCTTGGTATCTGAAAATCCAGAGTCACTGACAAAGTGATGATCTTAGCCATCTGTTCCCTGCTGGTCAGCCGGATCAGGCCTTTGAGGCCTCCCTGCCGAAGAGAGGGGCAGCACCCCAGGCTTGTAGGATCGTCCTCTGTGCCTCACACCGAGTTGGCAAGGTAGGTGCTTGTCTTTGTGtctgaggaggaaactgaggcaggcagagctGAGTGAGGGCCTAGGGTCCCCTGGCTGTGGATAGAGCGGCCTGCCAGTAGCCCCATGATAGAAGCCTGAGGGAACTTTGCTACAATTTGTTTGCTTTGCTACAGTGGATCAGTTTTGCTACAAAGTGTCAGCTTTGCTACAATGGATCAGCTTCTCCAAATGTATGGGCTTTAACCACAATGTGTCAGCTTTGCTACAATGTATCAGCTTCTCCAACAGGATGGGTCTCACCACAATTGTCAGCTTTGCTACATTGTATTAGCTTTGCCACAATGTATGGCTTTGCCATAATGTGTCAGCTTTGCTACAATGTGTCAATCTAGGTGACATTGTTTTCTTGGATAGGAAATCTGTAGATCCTGGACTTTAGTGGGAGGCTTCTGGGGGCTGTCCCGGAGAGGAGGCTTTCCTTGGTGAACTTGGGCTggccagagagggagagagaggaaatgagCCATCACtgagcacctactaagtgccaggcactttacaagAAATCTGATTGGATCCTCTAAAGTGCCTGGAGGTGAGATGCTGTTATTAGCCCCTTTTACCCCAGGCTTAAACTCAGATGTGAAGTTACTTTATGGCTAGagtaaaaagcagaattaaatggAGTTAAATGGGGTTAAATAAGGGGCTTAAAGTGGAGGTGAACCTGCCTGGCTCCTTGTCCTCATTCCAGAATCTGGGTGCCTCTTGTCATGTAAATTTCCAGTGGGTTCTGCTGAGTGACATGATTGAAAGCCCCACTTTCTCTAGACCCAGCAGGGCCAGGGCCTGCTGGTTGGTAACATTGGTGAGTAGTGGGAGAAGGTTCCCAATGCCTGGGCTCTAGCTTAGTGAGATCAGGTGGCCTGATTGGATGTTTGCTGTTTAAGGGGTCTTATTTGGGTctgttaaggggcaggtcaatttgaagagaacctccacagctgtgatCATAACATGATCATaactgaaggagttgcagggcagccttttctgacacaggtgttgcagactgggaatgagataaattggaggctgagggaagaggagagaggtcagacaacattATGGCCTCttagtcagagaggtcagagaacagcaactgctcTTAGTCTCCTTAGTCTCCCAACAGGTAGGTAGCTCCTACAGTGGCTCCTGTGAATTCCAACACCTCTCCAATGTATTCCAACATGGCTGTGATTCTCTGTGGCCCCAGGTGGGATGTTCTTGGCAGAGCTGCAGGAGTGGTTtagccatgtccttctccagctcattttacagaggagcaaTGAGGCAACTGGGATTCGAATCACACAGCTAACCAAAA
This sequence is a window from Sminthopsis crassicaudata isolate SCR6 chromosome 1, ASM4859323v1, whole genome shotgun sequence. Protein-coding genes within it:
- the LOC141555727 gene encoding vomeronasal type-2 receptor 26-like; the encoded protein is MSYMRGDVEIGFFLPSLSPEVSNVTGAKRFQSHPNKACRDFKVIDKNLQQFFMPEFTLEEINRNPNLLPNISLGYRTYNTHFSEERSLEHYLWWLSGTDQLIPNYNCRERGKIVAAIGGATSALSVQMGTLLECYRLPQLHSYLKNTQFKNVVGEQVFVDENRLCSARCPAGFRKLPLEGKPPCCFSCSPCSQGEISSHMDAEQCQKCPEDEYPNEQRDHCLPKTVTFLDVNDPWGKAVTAVALSLSLLTALVLWVFVKFQDTPIVQANNRNLSYLLLTSLSFCFLCSLLFVGRPTTASCLFRQTVFAVVFTVAVSSILAKTIIVVLAFRVTGPGSRMRIFLHPRVPYCVVLICSGIQGLFCAIWLGTSPPFPEADTHSESRHIILTCNEGSAFAFYCVLGYMGFLALGSFTIAFLARNLPDAFNEAKFITFSMLVFCSVWISFLPTYQSSKGKAVMIVEIFSILASSAVLLGCIFIPKCLVILLTSWENNTKQNKNQGNSRSKNSSFIKI